The Methanohalophilus portucalensis genome window below encodes:
- a CDS encoding adenine nucleotide alpha hydrolase family protein has protein sequence MSVIDEEAKNHDVIFLGSTTRPFFKNFLKDVFLEQVIRGTDKTVIMTRRRVKFRDIIKK, from the coding sequence GTGTCCGTAATTGATGAAGAGGCAAAGAATCATGATGTGATCTTTTTGGGCTCAACCACCCGCCCATTCTTCAAGAACTTTCTGAAGGATGTGTTCCTTGAACAGGTCATTCGTGGTACCGATAAAACTGTTATCATGACTCGCAGAAGGGTTAAGTTTAGGGATATTATCAAGAAATGA
- a CDS encoding ABC transporter permease, producing MPDEISYTGLFFGFLLLIIPLFIMRYVRLNMGKESLTAILRMTIQLFLAGLFLTFVFDMNNPVLNLLWFFLMVSFAAFESVQRQEMDLKSLYIPTLGAFLGGTFLILMYVNSFVIDLANVFEAPYLIPIGGILLGNSLGGTIIGVGNFYSSLKRNENRYVSRLSFGAGMNEALMPYVRKGLRSSLKPAVGDISTIGIVHLPGMMSGQLIAGASPILAIKYQIAVMVSVYVSTVTCVTLAIFLTSRMCFDEYGILKDQMFRNTPDVA from the coding sequence ATGCCTGACGAGATTTCTTACACAGGTTTATTTTTTGGTTTTCTTCTGCTCATAATTCCTTTATTCATAATGAGATATGTGCGGCTGAATATGGGTAAAGAATCCCTTACAGCTATTCTCAGGATGACGATACAGCTTTTCCTTGCCGGCTTATTCCTGACATTTGTGTTTGATATGAATAATCCTGTATTGAATTTATTGTGGTTTTTCCTGATGGTTTCATTTGCAGCCTTTGAGTCTGTCCAGCGTCAGGAAATGGATCTCAAATCCCTCTATATCCCTACACTTGGTGCTTTCTTGGGAGGGACGTTCCTGATACTTATGTATGTGAACTCCTTTGTAATTGACCTGGCCAATGTGTTTGAAGCTCCCTACCTCATACCCATAGGTGGTATATTGCTTGGTAATTCCCTTGGCGGAACTATAATTGGTGTAGGAAATTTCTACAGCAGTTTGAAAAGGAATGAAAACCGCTATGTGTCCAGACTTTCTTTTGGTGCCGGAATGAATGAGGCACTTATGCCCTATGTAAGAAAAGGTCTCCGTTCTTCCCTGAAACCGGCTGTAGGAGATATTTCTACGATAGGAATAGTTCATCTACCCGGCATGATGAGTGGCCAGTTGATAGCCGGAGCATCACCGATCCTGGCGATCAAATACCAGATTGCAGTAATGGTTTCTGTTTATGTATCCACTGTTACATGTGTGACACTTGCAATTTTCCTGACATCCCGTATGTGTTTTGATGAATACGGGATATTGAAGGATCAAATGTTCCGAAATACACCGGATGTTGCATGA
- a CDS encoding ABC transporter ATP-binding protein, with translation MSSELIRYKDICVDFHGSRLFSNFNLTVNLGDKLILKGRSGSGKSTLLKILLGILRVDDGEVFYRGRKVSASNIWDIRKEIAYVSQDTDIGEGIVKDLINEIFSFDHNQGRKYHRRRNSLLEYFGLDRSIVYKKFEDLSGGEKQRICIIISVLLGKEIFLLDEVTSALDPELKEKVVDFFLENEDWTLLVVSHDNTWDRVAMDEVFVDGCEINA, from the coding sequence ATGAGTTCAGAACTGATACGATATAAGGATATATGTGTTGATTTTCATGGTTCCCGTCTTTTTTCTAACTTTAACCTGACTGTCAATCTGGGTGATAAGTTAATTCTGAAAGGGCGATCAGGAAGCGGTAAGTCAACTCTTCTCAAAATACTATTGGGTATTTTACGTGTCGATGATGGAGAGGTTTTTTACAGGGGCAGAAAAGTTTCGGCCTCTAACATATGGGACATCAGGAAAGAAATCGCATATGTTTCACAGGATACTGATATCGGTGAGGGGATTGTCAAGGATTTGATCAACGAAATATTTTCTTTTGACCATAACCAGGGAAGAAAGTATCACAGGAGACGTAATTCCCTGCTTGAATACTTTGGATTGGACAGGTCCATTGTGTACAAGAAGTTTGAGGATCTGTCTGGAGGGGAGAAACAGAGAATATGCATAATAATTTCCGTGTTACTGGGCAAGGAGATTTTCCTGCTTGATGAAGTCACATCGGCACTGGATCCCGAACTTAAGGAAAAGGTTGTGGACTTCTTTCTTGAAAATGAAGATTGGACACTTCTTGTTGTGTCCCACGACAACACATGGGATAGAGTAGCTATGGATGAAGTCTTTGTTGACGGATGTGAAATAAATGCCTGA
- the mtaA gene encoding methylcobamide:CoM methyltransferase MtaA, whose translation MQQKQRIINALECKSVDKIPVGLFTTAAPLEIMDSCGVARPEADFDPEKMAELAIATQSIPGFETIRYPFDLTVLAESFGCKIHRGSKDIPPAVLEGPEINIEDIEVPEDLMQKGRMPAILEATHIIKRQVGNEVPLICGFAGPVDLAVNLMGMKPFLLKILKEPHKIERLMEVTTQACIKAANESLGAGADVICFGEAVVSPDIVPPAMFKSVIKPYYRQLVDSVNGKCVIHVCGKADPVIKDIAECGFCGISVEESVEDLQYAIKMAHEGGAALIGNVSTSTTIYNKTAEEVKAEALKCLEAGVDILAPGCGIAPQSPIKNMQALAQARNEFCEER comes from the coding sequence ATGCAACAAAAACAGAGAATCATCAATGCACTGGAATGCAAATCGGTAGATAAAATTCCTGTAGGATTGTTCACAACCGCTGCTCCACTGGAAATTATGGATTCATGTGGTGTTGCCAGGCCCGAAGCTGACTTTGATCCTGAAAAGATGGCTGAGCTGGCAATAGCCACTCAGAGTATCCCCGGATTTGAGACTATACGCTACCCCTTTGACTTAACAGTGCTGGCAGAAAGTTTCGGCTGTAAGATTCACAGGGGATCAAAGGACATACCTCCTGCTGTACTCGAAGGACCGGAGATCAATATTGAAGACATAGAAGTTCCTGAAGATTTGATGCAAAAAGGAAGAATGCCTGCAATCCTTGAAGCCACACATATTATAAAAAGACAAGTAGGGAATGAAGTTCCACTTATATGTGGTTTTGCCGGTCCTGTGGACCTTGCTGTTAATCTGATGGGCATGAAGCCGTTCCTGTTAAAAATACTTAAAGAACCACATAAAATAGAAAGATTAATGGAAGTCACTACCCAGGCATGCATAAAAGCTGCTAATGAAAGCCTGGGAGCAGGAGCAGATGTGATATGTTTCGGAGAAGCAGTTGTTTCCCCCGACATTGTTCCACCGGCTATGTTTAAGTCCGTCATAAAACCATACTATAGACAACTTGTAGATTCTGTTAACGGGAAATGTGTAATCCATGTATGCGGAAAAGCCGATCCCGTAATAAAAGATATTGCCGAATGTGGATTTTGTGGTATAAGTGTTGAAGAAAGTGTTGAAGATCTGCAATACGCCATAAAAATGGCACATGAAGGCGGTGCTGCACTGATAGGCAATGTTTCAACTTCCACTACCATATACAATAAAACTGCTGAAGAAGTAAAAGCAGAAGCTTTGAAATGTCTGGAGGCAGGCGTGGATATCCTGGCTCCGGGTTGTGGGATCGCACCACAGTCACCCATAAAGAATATGCAGGCCCTTGCACAGGCACGGAATGAATTCTGCGAGGAAAGATAA
- a CDS encoding CobW family GTP-binding protein, whose translation MKVIIIGGFLGSGKTTTLLKLGKYLNDKGEKIAIIVNEIGEIGVDGTTLDIEGVETREITNGCICCTLKIDMEQALDSLAEEYGPDTVIIEPTGVAFPRQIKEEIELMKIAEMEFSPIINLIDGSRFDLEIEQIPKFIKTQIEDADILGINKIDIATDEQISKVKALLQHYNTDAKILEFSAKENAGNFEELIETIGGEGKQRDHSTKQNSIAESNVSSHAIEFAIESNDLEIKKGHKLANEIVDSIHSQFIQLNPDFIGHIKMSMDLPETFLKISLTSSTNKPEIEIFERENAANPKVRALAAVTNIRQDDVVKILENTIEEMFAETGIDLQRLQQHTDTKNIINLCDISI comes from the coding sequence ATGAAAGTAATAATCATTGGCGGATTCCTGGGCAGCGGTAAAACTACTACCCTGCTTAAGCTGGGAAAATATCTCAATGATAAAGGCGAAAAAATCGCCATTATCGTAAATGAGATAGGTGAAATCGGAGTTGACGGGACAACACTGGATATAGAAGGAGTGGAAACCAGGGAAATCACCAACGGATGTATTTGCTGCACTTTGAAAATCGATATGGAACAGGCGCTTGACTCCCTTGCCGAGGAATATGGGCCAGATACAGTAATTATTGAACCAACTGGCGTCGCATTTCCCCGACAGATCAAAGAAGAAATTGAATTGATGAAAATTGCAGAAATGGAGTTTTCCCCCATAATAAATCTGATAGATGGAAGCAGGTTCGATCTGGAAATTGAGCAGATTCCAAAATTCATAAAAACTCAGATAGAGGATGCAGACATCCTGGGCATTAACAAAATAGACATTGCGACAGACGAACAGATCAGTAAGGTCAAAGCGTTATTGCAACACTATAATACAGATGCAAAAATACTGGAATTTTCGGCAAAAGAAAATGCAGGAAATTTTGAAGAATTAATAGAAACCATAGGTGGAGAAGGAAAACAAAGAGACCATTCCACAAAACAAAATTCTATTGCTGAATCAAATGTATCATCCCATGCCATTGAATTTGCAATTGAGTCAAATGATCTGGAAATCAAGAAGGGCCACAAGCTGGCAAATGAAATTGTTGATTCCATACATAGCCAGTTCATTCAATTGAATCCGGATTTTATAGGCCATATAAAGATGTCCATGGACCTACCGGAAACTTTCCTGAAAATCAGCCTCACATCCTCTACAAACAAACCTGAAATAGAAATTTTTGAGAGGGAAAATGCTGCAAACCCAAAGGTTAGAGCATTGGCAGCTGTGACAAATATCAGACAGGATGATGTAGTCAAAATACTGGAAAACACTATTGAGGAAATGTTTGCGGAAACAGGAATTGACCTTCAGAGACTTCAGCAACATACAGACACAAAAAATATCATTAACCTGTGTGATATTTCTATATAA
- a CDS encoding sulfurtransferase TusA family protein, whose product MTKIEVDTRGETCPVPLVECRKALRKATPGDEVIVTGTHPASKKEIPMACESMGLEIIGIDEEADEWKIRIKR is encoded by the coding sequence ATGACAAAAATAGAAGTAGATACAAGGGGAGAGACCTGCCCGGTCCCGCTAGTTGAATGCAGGAAGGCACTGAGAAAAGCTACACCGGGAGATGAGGTAATAGTTACCGGCACACATCCAGCTTCAAAGAAGGAGATACCAATGGCCTGCGAATCCATGGGGCTTGAAATTATCGGTATCGATGAAGAAGCTGATGAGTGGAAAATCAGAATTAAGCGTTAA
- a CDS encoding DsrE/DsrF/DrsH-like family protein, whose amino-acid sequence MSNKTVIIVHSGDMDKLYSALIIANGSLSMGMEASLYFTFWGLERLKKGGLEKGPLSKMNFLGLGKWMVKSRMKKVNVAPLEKMMTDFKELGGKIIACEMTMEIMGIKQEQLRTEWIDEYGAVGTYVHEAKDAEITLFI is encoded by the coding sequence GTGAGCAATAAAACAGTCATAATAGTCCATAGCGGGGACATGGACAAACTGTACAGTGCACTCATTATTGCAAATGGTTCACTGTCGATGGGAATGGAAGCTTCCCTATATTTTACTTTTTGGGGCCTTGAGCGGTTGAAAAAAGGAGGACTTGAAAAGGGTCCCTTATCCAAAATGAATTTCCTGGGGCTTGGCAAATGGATGGTCAAAAGCAGGATGAAAAAGGTCAATGTAGCTCCCCTTGAAAAAATGATGACCGATTTCAAGGAACTTGGGGGTAAAATAATTGCCTGTGAAATGACCATGGAAATTATGGGAATCAAGCAAGAACAGCTACGTACCGAATGGATTGATGAATATGGTGCTGTGGGTACCTATGTCCATGAAGCAAAAGATGCAGAGATTACATTGTTTATCTGA